From the genome of Aerococcus urinaehominis:
GGATAATTGTGAATGCATCACGGCCACCGCCTGACCAAAACGACCCTTGAGCTGGTTGACCATCTGCGGGGTCAAGGCAATTTCCGGCACCAATAGCATAGCTGTTTCACCTTGGTCTAGGGCTTGCTGAATAAGCTGGAGATACACCTCTGTCTTGCCCGACCCAGTCACTCCTTGCAGTAAAAAGACCTGGTCAGCCTGGTCAGCCATGGCCTGGCTCACCTGACTAAAGGCCCGCGCTTGCTGGTCTTGCAAAGGCCGGGCCTGGCTAGGAGAGAAATCCTGGTCTTGGTAAGGATCACGGTTAACTGTTAGCTCTAATATTTCTAACCAGCCTTTTTCGGCCAGTGCCTTAATTGTCGGACGCTGAATTTGATATTTTTGCCGTAATGCTTTAACTGCTAGTCGCTGACCCTCATGAGCCATCAACAGCTCAACCAAAGCAATCTGCTTGTGGGCATTTTTTGACAAACTAGACCGGGCCTCCGCGAGCTCTTCGTAATCTAAGAGAGCTTGAACCCACTCCTCTTTTTTTACTTGCTTGCGATCTTTTAACCGATAGTCAAGATTAACTAAACCAGCCTTTCTCAAGCTGAGCAAATCCTTTAAGTAGCCCCTTTCTTCTGCCAAGTCCCAGTCTATTTCTAACTGATTGGCAAAATATTTTTGCTGGTCCTGGTAGGCTAGTCGCTCAGTCATGACAAAAACCTTGTGGTAATCTGCCTTCAATAAGCTGGGTAGCATGGCCTGGTAAACATCAACTTGGAAACAAAATAGGTCTTGGGCCATTTGCTGACCCAGTTCAAGTAGTTCGGTATTCAGCACCGGTTGCTCGTCCAGCAAGCCCATAATACTTTTCAGGTCGCCCGCAAAATCCGTCTGGTCACTTAGGCCGACGACATAGGCCAGGAGCGTCCGAACCCCAAAAGGCACCTGGACGCGCATGCCCACCTGAATCAGGTCCTGATAATCTTCAGGAACCAGGTAATCATAGCTCTGGTTAGTTTGCATGGTCGCAACATCAACAATGACTTGCGCAATCATCGGCATAAAACGAGCCTCCCTTCCAGTATATTCCTCTCTATTGTACTAAATTTATGGGTATAGACCAATTTAACTGCCATATTTACAGAAAAATAAAAGGTGTTAGTGAATATATCTTTCACCAACACCAATCTGCAGCAATTAAATTTATCTCAATGATTCTGGATCAATCACAAGGTCATCGGAAGCAATTTCTTCTAAGGCGTAACCAACTTCAGTATGACTCTTATAGCTTTCAAGCATGCCGTTATCTTCTTCATGAATTTCATGTGCGCGTTTAGCTGATATTGCGCATAGAGAATATTTTGAATCAATTTTTTCTAATAATTTATCTAGTGAGGGATAAATAATCATAGTTGTCCTCCTTATTATTGTAAGTAGTTGCCTACCAAATCATCCATAAAACGCTCAACCTTGAGATGTTCGGCCTTAATAATGGTTTGAATGCGCTCAACAGCGGCATCAACATCATCATTTTCAACCACATAATCGTATTGGGTCATCAATTGAAGCTCTTCACGCGCCTTGGTCATCCGCTGCTCAATCACCTCTGGGGCATCTGTTCCCCGGTTGACAATACGCGATTCTAATTCCCCCATATTAGGTGGTGCGAGGAAAATAAATACCCCATCCGGCATCCGCCGTTTAACTTGTAAGGCGCCTTGTACTTCAATTTCAAGGAAGACATCCTTACCCTTTAAAGTCATCTCTTCAATATAGGCTAAAGGCGTGCCATAATAATTATCAACATATTGGGCATATTCAAGTAATTCCTCATTTTCAATCATTTGCTCAAATTCTTCTTTGGAAACAAAGAAGTAATCCTTGCCATGGACCTCGCCTTCACGAGCTTGTCGTGTTGTAGCTGATACTGAATAGAAAAACTGTTCGCGGTCATGGTCTTTTTCAAATAATGCTTGCCTGACAGTCCCTTTACCAACACCTGATGGGCCTGAAAGGACAACGAGTAATCCTTTTGATTCCATTGAACACCTTTCCATTCTCTGTTTTATACTTTATCATACCATATTTGAAAAAAATTGAAAGTAGGCCTCACATTTTCAATTAATGTCAGACAATTAACTAGTTTAAATAAACATCTCATAATAAGCTTGCATTTAGAACAAACGTTCGCTATAATCTATTTGTCAGAACAAATGTTCTATTTTTATAAATCAAGGAGGTCTACCATGCAAAATCCAATTTCCCCATCCTACCTACGCCAACTCTTCCAACCTCAGCGCCTAGACAAGCCTGAACCAGCCCCTAATCGTCTACATCAAATTAATCCCCTTAGCCAAATGATGCCCCTTGACCAGGTCACATGGGCATTGACCAAGGCCCATAGGCAAAGGCAACCCCTCTATATAACAGTCAGTCGCCAACTAGCGAATATGAACACTAAAGATATCCTCTTTGGCTTTGTCGAAAGTGATATTAGCAAGAGCGGAATGGTGGCCTTTAAAGTTGACGGTAGCTCCGTCTCACGTCTAATCCATATTAACCATATCTTAGCTTTTAAATGGCCCCAAGCATAGTCGTCTAGCTAGAACTATGCTACTTTAGCAATAAGCCAGGCCCTCACTAGCAAGCCAGGTCTGACAACAACATCCAAGATTTAGTAGTTAATACGCCAATTTTAAAGAGGCTGGGACTTTTGTCCCAGCCTCTTTTTTTATAGTATCGGCGATAGCAACCTGGAAAAATGTTGTTTAAACTTGGTCCAGTTCGATTGATTGGCAAAATAATCATGGTCAAGCTGGCTAGATTTTTCTAGGTCTCTATGGAAGCGACTATTTAATTCCTGAGTAACTGCTTCATCATAAATGAAGGCATTTACCTCAAAATTCAAGCGGAAACTCCGGATATCATAGTTAGCAGTTCCTACTGACGCCACCTTATCATCAACAGTGGTCACCTTGGCGTGGAGAAAACCATCATCATAGGTGTACACATGGACACCGTAATCTAATAGTTCTTTAAGGTAATATTCACTAGCCCGGTAGACAAAAGGATGGTCAGGCTGGCACGGAAACATAATATGGATCTTAACACCAGATAAGGCCGCCATTTTTATCGCCTCATAAACCGAATCATCAGGAATAAAATAGGGGGATTGGATATAGACATTCTTTTCTGCCATCGAAATCATTTTCAAATAGCCCATCTTTATTTGTTCATCCGTCTGGTCAGGACCCGAAGAGACAATCTGCATCGGGGTATCCCCTTGGTCAGACTCTTCTTTAAAATAAGGCTCGTAGCGAGCAATCAACTCATCAGAACTGGCTTCTTTGATTGTTGCCGACCAATCAATAATAAAACGTGATTGCAGGGCTTGAACAACATTACCTGTTACCCGCAAGTGGGTATCGCGCCAATTACCTAGTGGTCCCTTGCCAATATATTCCTTGGCAACGTTAAAGCCACCAATATAGCCCACCTCACCATCAACCACCACAATCTTGCGGTGGTTACGATAATTGAGGCGGAAGTTAATAATCCAGTTATTAGCCCCAAAGAAGTTAGCCGTTTTACCACCAGCA
Proteins encoded in this window:
- the cls gene encoding cardiolipin synthase; its protein translation is MAQYIYIGIMLLALVNTAVAIYTVFKEPRQISAIWAWLMVLILLPGLGFIIYYFLGRRISSERIFQLKNTEALGMMVHKDHFLDDHGNMRSLYKYEAGERELIKLLFQSDASILTDHNEVEVITDGYEKFDRLKADLRKAQHHIHIQYYIFEDDEVGKEILQILEEKARAGVEVRMLYDALGSRNLREKDLQDLRDAGGKTANFFGANNWIINFRLNYRNHRKIVVVDGEVGYIGGFNVAKEYIGKGPLGNWRDTHLRVTGNVVQALQSRFIIDWSATIKEASSDELIARYEPYFKEESDQGDTPMQIVSSGPDQTDEQIKMGYLKMISMAEKNVYIQSPYFIPDDSVYEAIKMAALSGVKIHIMFPCQPDHPFVYRASEYYLKELLDYGVHVYTYDDGFLHAKVTTVDDKVASVGTANYDIRSFRLNFEVNAFIYDEAVTQELNSRFHRDLEKSSQLDHDYFANQSNWTKFKQHFSRLLSPIL
- the gmk gene encoding guanylate kinase gives rise to the protein MESKGLLVVLSGPSGVGKGTVRQALFEKDHDREQFFYSVSATTRQAREGEVHGKDYFFVSKEEFEQMIENEELLEYAQYVDNYYGTPLAYIEEMTLKGKDVFLEIEVQGALQVKRRMPDGVFIFLAPPNMGELESRIVNRGTDAPEVIEQRMTKAREELQLMTQYDYVVENDDVDAAVERIQTIIKAEHLKVERFMDDLVGNYLQ
- the rpoZ gene encoding DNA-directed RNA polymerase subunit omega, yielding MIIYPSLDKLLEKIDSKYSLCAISAKRAHEIHEEDNGMLESYKSHTEVGYALEEIASDDLVIDPESLR